AAGTCCTAACGCTACAGGAAGTGTTTCATTCAGTATGATAGGTTATTTCTCACCAAGAAACAAACCTGTCAGCGATTCAAAATCTTCCTGGTACATAGCACCTATGAATAACGGTGAATATACTGTTATAGCAAAATATCTGGGTGATAAAAACTATTATGCATCAAATACAACATTTCTGTTGAATGTTTATCAGAAAAAATCAATATTGGATGTTGAATTAAATGATGCAGGTATAAATGATAGGGTAATCTGTAAAGTAAGTCTCAAAACAAAGGATGGAGATTTGATTACATCTGATGTTGGCTTAAAGATAGGAAGCAGCCTTTACACTGTAAACGTAAAGGATGGAAGCGGATCAATTGTTCTTGGAAAAATGGCTAAAGGCAATTACACTTACCTTGTTGAATTTGCAGGTGATGAAAACTACACTTCAGCAAGCTATTCAGGTTCATTTAAGGTAGTTGATGATTTGCTTGATGCAACTTTATCTGTTTCAAATCTCACAAAGTATTATAGCGGTTCTGAAAAATTGCAAATCACCTTGAAAGATTCTAACAATAAGGCATTTGCAAATCAGCGCATTACTGTAAAAATTTCATCTAAAGAATATAGTTTGGTTACCAACTCCAACGGACAGGCATTTTTGGATGTTGATCTTAATCCTGGAAGTTACAATGCAGAAGTCATATTTGAACAGACAGAAAAATATCATGCTGCATCCGCAAACGCTACAGTAACTGTCCTGTCTACTGCTGAGGGCATTGATGTTGTTAAATTGTACGGCAGCGGAACCCAGTACTTTGCAATATTTACAGATGCAAAAGGAAATGCCTTGGGTAATACTAAAGTAACCTTCAAGATAGGAAGCAGGTCTTATGATTTGACTACTCTGCCTAACGGTATTGCCAGAATCAACATTAACTTCAAGGCAGGAACATATACAATAAAAGCCACAAATCCTGCTACCGGCCAGACAATTTCCAATAAAATAACAATCTACTATAAGATAATGGAAAACAAGGATGTTTCAAATTATTATGGCGCAAAAACCAATTATAAAGTTAGAATATACACTGACGGATATAAGCATGTAGGTGCAGGCAAGGCCGTAACATTTAAAGTGAACGGCAAAACCTATAAAATTAAAACTGATAAGAACGGTTATGCAAAACTGGCAGTTAAGCTTAAGGCTAAAAAATACACAGTCACTGCAAGCTATGGAGGATTTAAGGTATCCAATAAGATAACAGTTAAGAAGCTATTATCTGCCAAAAACCTTTCCAAAAAAAGAGCAAAGGTCACTAAGTTTCAGGCAAAACTGGTCAACAGTAAAGGAAATCCGCTAACCGGTAAAAAGATTACCTTCAAAATGGAAGGAAAAACATATACTGGAAAAACAAACAGTAAAGGAATAGCTACTGCTACTATTAAAATTGCATTAAAAGTCGGTAAATACAAAATACAGTCCATTTATAAAAAGACAAAGATAACCAACACCATAACCATTAAAAAATAGAAGTTTTTATTAAAACTTCTTTAATTTTATTTTTTTCATGTAGATTACACTGTGCAAAGTGTCGATTATTTTCATAAGCATTAATTATATTTAAAATAACATTGATATTTTTAATAGTTTTCAATATATCTTACTGAATTATTAATCGTTTCTTCGTCTATTTGCCATGAAAAATTTTATTAATTTTCGAATCAAATTATTATTTATGATTTTTAAAATTCTGACCAGAGGTCATAAGAATGTAAGTTCAAAACACAAATCAACTTTTGAGATTACAAAGGATGCTGAAATCGGTCCGACTGCAGACTGTATTATCGGAACTGACATGGACAAGACCATGCTGAATTTTCCACCTGAGTTTAAAGACAAGATTGCAGATTCCAACACCAGAATAACTGTAGAGCTTAAAACGGAAAACGGGTATGATGAAATAACAGGATGGGGCCATGAGGATTTGACATTGACACATCCAACAGATATTGTAATAAGAAAAAGTGATTTCACCTGTTCCAGAACATTGATGATTAATGCCGATAAGGCTGCAAAAGATCTTGATGGCAACTTAATTGAAGATTTAAAAAATGAAAAAGTCATGGAAGTTACTATAAAATTGGCCTAAAATAGTTAAGTTTATATAAGTTGAAAAAGATATTTTTTGATAACTACTTTTGTTTTTATGCGGGGGTGGTCGAGCGGTCAAAGGCGCTAGGTTGAGGGCCTAGTGGGTTAGTCCCTTCGCGGGTTCAAGTCCCGTCCCCCGCACTATTCGATTACTGTTTTTGCAAAATTTATTATACATTGAAAATTAAAATATTTTTTAAGATTACTAAATTGTGGAGGATTTTTATTGAATAATAAATTCATTTTAATTTTATCAGTTGTGTCATTGATGTTTCTTTGCATTGGTGCTGTAAGTGCAAATGATTTGAATGACACCCAATCTGATTTTGACGATTTGGCAGGTGAAATAAATACAACCGCTGAAAATCAGGTACTGACATTGGAAAAGGATTATAAATTTACAAATACTACACAAAAGCATATTGTGATTGATAAAGCAATAACTATTGACGGTGACAATCATCAAATCGAAGCTCCTGATGTGTCAAGAGTATTTTTTGTAAAGGCAGATAATGTTATTATTAAAAACATTAATTTTGTCAATGCAAAATCTGCTGCTCTTGCTGGAGGAGTCATATCATGGCTGGGAAATAACGGATCATTGATTAACTGTAATTTCACAAATAATTCTGCAGCATCTGCAGGAGGTGCAGTATTGTGGAAAGGAGATAATGGAATCATTTCAAACTGCAACTTCCAAAACAATACTGTAAAAACTGCCGCAGATGTAAGTCTGACCTATGAGGAAGGTTATGATCCAAAACAACTTCATATAATGACAGTAAACAGCGAAGCCGGAGCGCTGTATCTGTGGGGAAATCACATTAGCGTAGATAACTGTAAGTTTATAAATAATGTAGCTGATTTTACAGGAGGAGCTATTACTGTCCACTGGGGAAATAACATCAGCATTTCAAATTCCAAATTTAAAAACAACCGGGCAGGTCACACCGGAGGAGCCATTGCATGGAACGGTGAAGACGGAATTTTGAACAACGCAAGATTTACTGATGACAGTCCTAATGAGCTGTTTTTGAATTCTAAAAATATCACATTAACAGACTGTTATATTGAAAACGAGTCATCAATCGAATCATTCTATGATGTCGATTTCTCAAACGTTAAATTCGGACATTTAAAAACATTTGATGATTTGTCTTTGCTGATTAACAGCACTCCTGAAGGGGGCATTCTTGTTTTGGACGATGACTACAAGTTCACAAACGGTTCAAATAAGGGAATCGTAATTTCTAAAGCTATTACAATTGACGGTGCAGGCCATATTTTGGATGGAAACAAATCCTCAAGAATTTTCAACATCACTGCAGATAATGTGGTTCTAAAAAACATTAATTTCATCAATGGTGATGCAATTGGAAGTTATGTTCATAACAATTATGGCGGAGGAGCCCTCTACTGGAATGCATCAAACGGATTTGTTGAAAACTGTAATTTCACAAATAATCAGGATTATACTACAGAATATCCAGAAGATATAACTATAATTGAGGATGGCAAGGTCATTGTTATTCCTAGTGCAATTCCTGCCGGAGCAAAAACCTGTGAAGGAGGAGCAATCCGATGGATTGGGGATAACGGTACTGTTAAAGATTGCCGTTTTACTGAAAACAAGGTAGGTTATGCAAATCATGGCGGTGCGGTCTACTGGAATGGAGATTATGGGAAAATCATCAATTCTGAATTTCATGACAATTTCGCATGGGTAGGAGCTGCAATATACTGGAGCGGAAACTATGGAACATTATTGTCTTCAAACTTGTTTTTAATATATCATGATGAGTATAGGGAACCTTTTAAAGACCGTGTCATGTATTGGGATGGTGATAATGCAAGCATTAAAGACTCCATATTGATTAATGCATATATTCATGGTTCAAACATAACCTGTGACTATAACTTTTGGGGAGACACTGTTAATGGCCCAAACAGAATTACAAAACCTGACAATGTCAATAACTGGATTATATTAAATCTCAAAACAGATAAAAATACTGTTACAAAGGGTGATGAAGTGACTGTTTCATGGGATTTAAGCTATTTAATGGATAATGAGGGAATATTATCAAAATATGGTCCTTTAAATTATTCTTATGAGACTAAATTTGTGGCTAATGATTCAGGAATGGTTAATGTGACATATAGGTATAATCAAATGGAATTTGAAGTAATTCCTTTCAAATATTTGGACTTTAATGTATTGGCTCAAAAAATTAATGAAACACCGGAAGGAGGTTTACTGGTATTGGACAGGGATTACATGTACATTAACGGTACTAATAAGGGAATTCTGATTTCAAAATCAATAACTATTGATGGAAACGGCCATACATTAAATGGAAATAAACTGTCCAGAATGTTCAATATTACTGCAGATGATGTAACTATAAAAAATATCAATTTCATCAACGGAAACGCATATGGAAAATACTTCTCAAATGATGCTGGCGGAGGAGCAATCTACTGGAACGGAGCAAACGGTTATGCTGAAAACTGTAACTTTACAAACAATGCCGGAAACGGTATTGAAGATGATCCATTCGATAAGGAAGAAACATGGGTTGATGAAAACGGATTAGTTTGGCATACTATCCGATATAGGCCAATGGGCGCTAAAGTTAATGAAGGTGGTGCAATTGTATGGAACGGTACAAACGGCACTGTATTTAACTGCATCTTCAGAAATAATGGTGTCGGATATCCGAATTCAGGTGGCGCAATCTGCTGGAGAGGAGATTCAGGAAAAGTATTATACAGTAATTTCTACAATAATGATGCATGGTCAGGAGCTGCAATTTCTTGGATTGGCAACAACGGTACAATATTGTATTCCAAATTCATAAACAGCGGAGATATTTTTGGAAGGGACATAATGTGGTTTGGTGAGAATGGAATAATCAAATACTCATTCTTAATCAGTTCAAGTGGAAGAAGCCCACTTTATCCATATTCAGGAAGTGTAGTTGCAGATTACAATTTCTGGGGAGACATTTTACCTGATACAAACATAGACAAGATTAACAATTTAAACAATTGGGTTGTATTGAATGCAACCTGCAATAAGGATTTTGTCAATAAGGGAGATCTCATTACAGTAACCTGCGATACCTTGCTGTTTGAAAAGGATGGGGGATTATCCAATTTCACAGGCTTCAGTATTTTAGGCAATCTCACAATTAAAGCGGATAAGGACGGTTTTGTCAAATTGACTTTTGAAAATGGTCAACTGGATGTTAAAATCATTCCAAAAACTAAAATTGTTTCAAAAGACCTGACAAAATATTACAAACAATCCAAACTGTTCAAGGTTCGCCTTTACGGGGCTGACGGCAAGTTAGCTACTGGAAAATATGTCAAATTTACCATAGGCAAAAAGATATACAGTATCAAAACTGATAAAAAAGGGTATGCGACTTTAAAGATTAACAAAAAACCTGGTAAATACACTATAATATCTCAGTACGGCAGTGTTAAAGTTAAAAACAAAATTACCATAAAGACAACTTTAATAACTAAGAATGTCTCTAAAAAAGTTAAAAAATCTGCTAAATTCACAGTCAAAGTTTTAAAATCA
This is a stretch of genomic DNA from uncultured Methanobrevibacter sp.. It encodes these proteins:
- a CDS encoding DUF371 domain-containing protein, whose amino-acid sequence is MIFKILTRGHKNVSSKHKSTFEITKDAEIGPTADCIIGTDMDKTMLNFPPEFKDKIADSNTRITVELKTENGYDEITGWGHEDLTLTHPTDIVIRKSDFTCSRTLMINADKAAKDLDGNLIEDLKNEKVMEVTIKLA
- a CDS encoding pectate lyase-like adhesive domain-containing protein; translated protein: MFLCIGAVSANDLNDTQSDFDDLAGEINTTAENQVLTLEKDYKFTNTTQKHIVIDKAITIDGDNHQIEAPDVSRVFFVKADNVIIKNINFVNAKSAALAGGVISWLGNNGSLINCNFTNNSAASAGGAVLWKGDNGIISNCNFQNNTVKTAADVSLTYEEGYDPKQLHIMTVNSEAGALYLWGNHISVDNCKFINNVADFTGGAITVHWGNNISISNSKFKNNRAGHTGGAIAWNGEDGILNNARFTDDSPNELFLNSKNITLTDCYIENESSIESFYDVDFSNVKFGHLKTFDDLSLLINSTPEGGILVLDDDYKFTNGSNKGIVISKAITIDGAGHILDGNKSSRIFNITADNVVLKNINFINGDAIGSYVHNNYGGGALYWNASNGFVENCNFTNNQDYTTEYPEDITIIEDGKVIVIPSAIPAGAKTCEGGAIRWIGDNGTVKDCRFTENKVGYANHGGAVYWNGDYGKIINSEFHDNFAWVGAAIYWSGNYGTLLSSNLFLIYHDEYREPFKDRVMYWDGDNASIKDSILINAYIHGSNITCDYNFWGDTVNGPNRITKPDNVNNWIILNLKTDKNTVTKGDEVTVSWDLSYLMDNEGILSKYGPLNYSYETKFVANDSGMVNVTYRYNQMEFEVIPFKYLDFNVLAQKINETPEGGLLVLDRDYMYINGTNKGILISKSITIDGNGHTLNGNKLSRMFNITADDVTIKNINFINGNAYGKYFSNDAGGGAIYWNGANGYAENCNFTNNAGNGIEDDPFDKEETWVDENGLVWHTIRYRPMGAKVNEGGAIVWNGTNGTVFNCIFRNNGVGYPNSGGAICWRGDSGKVLYSNFYNNDAWSGAAISWIGNNGTILYSKFINSGDIFGRDIMWFGENGIIKYSFLISSSGRSPLYPYSGSVVADYNFWGDILPDTNIDKINNLNNWVVLNATCNKDFVNKGDLITVTCDTLLFEKDGGLSNFTGFSILGNLTIKADKDGFVKLTFENGQLDVKIIPKTKIVSKDLTKYYKQSKLFKVRLYGADGKLATGKYVKFTIGKKIYSIKTDKKGYATLKINKKPGKYTIISQYGSVKVKNKITIKTTLITKNVSKKVKKSAKFTVKVLKSNGKAFANKVVKVKFKGKTYKIKTNKKGIASFALSKDLKVGKYTIKTSFNGLTNSNMIIVKK